The nucleotide window TCCTTCCTCTTCGGCTTCAGTCAGCAAAGTTCTGACATCCGCCTGGCTATAGAGGTGGTGGTCTGCAAAGGCCCGCGCTTTCTTCACCTGGTAACCGAGGCCTTTCAACGCATCGAAAAACTTTTGCGGTCGGCCTATCCCGGCAAAAGCAAAGAGCTTCTGACCTTCAAGTGCCTTGTCCTTTTGAGCGCGAATATGCGCGTGCAGAATCGGCAAGCCTTTGCGACCTGCCAGATGAATGGCGGTTTCCGCTTCGTTTCCGTCCCCTACCAGAACAAGGCAATCGGCTTTCAGGATCTGCCTGTCCGCCGGGGCCCTCAAGGGACCTGCGGGCAGACAACGGCCGTTCCCGAAGCCAACGGTGCAATCCACCAGTATCAGGCTCAAATCCTTTTTGAGTGCAGGGTTCTGAAACCCGTCGTCCATCAGAAGAACATCGATTGACTGCTCTTCGGCCAGCCTTGCTCCTTGCGGACGGATTGCCGAAACGACCGTCGGACCGTGACGGGCAAGGAGCAGAGCTTCGTCGCCAACCTCTGCAGCATCATGCAGATCAGGATCTACCAAAACTGGCCCTTTTGTGCTGCCGCCATACCCACGCAACAGAAAGCCGGGCATATAGCCTTCCTCGCGCAGCCGAAAAGCCAACTCGATTGCGAAAGGTGTTTTCCCGGTACCACCGACTAAGAAATTACCGATACAAATGACGGGCAGTCGGCTCTCCGCTTTCGGTTTGGCCAACATGCGCCTACCCGCAACAAGACCGTAAATCCAGCCAAAAGGCGCCAGAAGAGCGCCGGCAACAGAGAACCCTTGTTGCCACCAGAAGTCGGGCGCCTTGCTCACGCCGCACCTCCCGCTGCGTCCGTCGATTTCAAGTAGGGTTTTAACGATGCAAGCGTTTTGTCCAGAGCGCCCCGACCTGCCTCGACGAGTTCGCGTGCCCTTGTTGCCTGACGTTTGGCAGCTTCCGGATCTTTGAACAGAGCTTCGACACTTGCGCTCAAATTGTCTGGTGAAGACACTCTCAATGCCGCCTCATGTTTCCAGAAGTCTTTGTAGACAGCTCTCGCGTTGGAGACCCTTGGGCCGGTCACGAGAGCCGATCCACACAATGCAGCCTCAACCGGATTGTGCCCGCCCGCTTCAGTGTAGGAACCACCGAGAAATGTGACCGGGGCCAGTCGATAGAAAAGTCCCATCTCGCCGAGTGTATCGCCAAGATAGACTTGTGTTTCGGGCAAAATTTCTTCACCGGAGCTGCGGCGGGAAAAGGTCAGGCCCCTAACCTGCAACATTTCGCAGATCTGATCAGCTCGTTTAGGGTGCCTTGGGACAAGGATGAGAAGCAGATCGGAATTCGCGCGTCGAAGTTCATCAAATGCGTCCAATGCGTAATCATCTTCGCCGGGGTGGGTTAGCGCTGCCAGCCAGATCGGCCGTTGACCTGCTTGACCCTTCAATGTCCTGAAGGCGCTCTCATCAAGCGCTGGCTCTTCTGCATCGAATTTAAGATTGCCCGGCATCTCGACCTTACGGCAACCCAAATGCCGAAACCTTTCGGCGTCTGCCTCGCTCTGTGCCAAAACAAAGTCCAGGCACTGAAACAGATACCGGGCTACGCCGCGCAAAATCGACCAGTTCCGATGTGATTTGTCGGACAGACGACCATTCACGAGCAAAAAGGGAATGGGCCGGCGGCGCATTTCATCGAAAAGGCAGGGCCAGATCTCAGATTCAACCACCATGGCAAGGTCAGGTCGCCACTTGTCCAGAAAGCTTGCAATCGGCGCCGGTGCGTCGAAAGGCATGAATTGATGGTTCGCCCCGGCCGGCAAGCGCTTTTGTGCCAGTTCCGCAGCCGTAACCGTCACCGTGGTCAGCAAAACCTTGTTGCCGTCGCTGATCAAGGCATCGACCAAAGGCAGCACCGAGACGGTCTCGCCCACACTCGCAGCGTGAATCCAGACCAGTTTACCTTCTGGGCGGACGACATCCGCCTTGCCGAACCGTTCGCTCTTTCTCTCGGGGATTTCCTTTCCAGACCGACTGCGCAGCCAGAAAAGAAAGTGGAACAAGGGGGTCAGGGCTACCGCAAGAGCCCGATAGGCTGTCACAAGAACGGGACGCGGATCAGCCATCGGCCCTTCCGACAATCTCATAGGCACGTGTCGTCGCCTTGTTCAGTCCGTCCTCAACCTGTTGTCTGTAGGCTTCGAGCGCATCGTCCTCGATTTCCGAAGGCACCCAGATCAGCTCGCTGGTTGCAATTGCGCCTCGCCCGAAAGGCAGGTTCACGCTGGCCTTGTCCCAACTGTTCAGTTCGATACTGCGACTGGTGGCAACCGCCACAGGCAGGATCGGCCTGCCCGAGTGTTTCGCCAGTTGAACGATGCCGACACCGGATTGGCGCGCAGGTCCCTTTGGCACGTCAGCAGTCATGGCTATGCTGAACCCGTCTTTCAAAGCCCGCAGAGCTTCGATAAATCCGCGCATGCCTCCGCGCTTCTTGATTTGGCGCGCGTTTCGGCCGCCCGATGCCCTGATAAGACCAAGACCGAGTTTTCGAGCAGCGATCGCATTCACTTCGCCGTCTGCGGATCTTGAAATCATGACCTTCGCCGGCCAGCTGGAAGGCTTGGCAAACGGCACCATGAAATGTTGACCGTGCCACATGGCAACGATCACCGGCAGATCAGCTTCCGTTTCCTCATGAACGCCTTTCGGCTCAATCGTGAACCGGTTGGTGTGATAGACCAGCTTGAGATAACCGGCGAGCACAGAACCGACTGCAGAGAGAACCCAAGGTTGACGGCCGAGGCGTTTGATCATTTTTCTTGTCGCCTAAGAACGACCAATCAGGCCGTTGTGTCCGGGTCCAGCAAGCGATGCAGGTGGACCACAAAATAGCGCATGTGCGCATTGTCGACCGTTGCCTGCGCCTTGGCCTTCCAGGCCTTGGAGGCTTCAGCATAGTTCGGGTAAATGCCGACGATATCCAATTCATCCAAATCCCGGAAGGTCAGTCCCTCAGGCGACTCCAGCTCACCGCCGAACACCAGATGCAGCAGCTGTTTGGGGCTGTCGGTCTCGCTCATGGATATCCTCACTGTTTGTCGATGCAATCCGCTCAGGATCTGATCATTTCACCAAGAACCGCGCGAACCGGTTCGATCAGCGCTTCCGGTGCAGCAATCAATCCCGGATGTCCGGTCTTGGTCCGGTTGTAAACAAGGTTCCGGCCGGAAAGGTCGGTCAGCCTGCCGCCCGCTTCCTGCACCAAAAGATCAGCTGCTGCAAGGTCCCAATCGCTTGGCCCGCCCCGTGCGGCGCCGACATCGACGCGTCCAGCTGCCACAATCGCCAGGCGATAGGCCAGCGAGCGCAGGATTTCCGTACCGCTAAATCCAGCCGCCATCACATCTTTGTTGGCAACAATCGAATGTGGCCCGGACAAGGTTGCCCCTTCAACACTCTGCTTCGGAGAAACGTAAACTTTTTCTCCATTCAAAGTGGTTCCGCCTCCGGCACGCGCGGCAAACAATTCGTTTCGACGCGGACAAAAGACGACGCCAGCGGTCGGGCGACCCTGTTCGACAACCGCCAGAGAGACCGTCCACTCGTCTCCACCTGCCAGAAATGCTCTTGTTCCGTCTATCGGATCGACTATGAAAGTCCGCTCGCAACCCAGACGGCTTTTGTCGTCTGCCGTTTCTTCCGAAAGCCAGCCATAGTCAGGCCGTGCTCCGCGCAATTCCTCGGCAAGCAATCGGTCAACTGCCAGATCCGCCTCAGAGACTGGAGAGCGGTTGTTCCCTTTGAACCAGGTTTCAGGGTCGCACCCGAAATAACTGAGCGCCAATTCTCCAGCCTTATGCGCCGCGTCTTCAAGAAGTCGCAGATCAAGGTCGAGCCAGGAGTGATTATTGCCCGTGTCAGCTTCCAGCAAGTGCCATCCCTTCGATCATGACAGACGGGGCGGCACTCGAATACCGGTTGTCCAGATCGCTGCCAGGCACAAGGCGTTTGAACATGTCGTTCAGGTTTCCTGCGATGGTGATTTCACTGACAGGTTCGACAATTTTTCCGTTCTCAAACCAGAAACCGGCAGCACCGCGGGAATAGTCTCCGGTCACTCCGTTGACGCCATGGCCAATCAGGTCGGTGACAAGCAGGCCTTCGCCGGCGTCCGTCATCAGCTCTTCCAACGATTTTTCGCCCGGCATCAGCGTGATATTGGTCGGACCGGGAGATGTACCACTGCCGCCCCGGTGAGCGCGGCCGTTGGGTTTCAGATCCAGTTCACGTGCAGAGGCGCCATCAAGGAACCAGTGTTGCAACACTCCGTCACTGACCATTTCAAGCACATCAGCGCGTGTACCTTCTCCATCGAAAGGCCTTGTCGCTGCACCTCGGCGCTTGAAGGGATCATCGACGACACGAATGCCCGGCGCGAACACCGCTTCACCCATTCGGTCTTTCAGGAAACTCGTTTTGCGCGCAATCGCAGCCCCGTTGATTGCACCAACCAGGTGCCCGAGGATGCTGCGCGCTGCGCGAGACTCATAAATGACATTTGCGGTTCGGGTCGAAAGCTTTTGCGGATTCAGCCTGCGTACCGCGCGTTCACCGGCACGCAGTCCAACCTCTTTTGGACGGTCCAGATCCGCGAAGAAAGTCCTGCTGTCGAAATCATAGTCCCGTTCCATGCCGGTGCCTTCGCCTGCGACTGCTGTCATAGACATGCCGTATCGCGAAGATATATAAGACCCTTCGAAACCATGGCTTGTTGCAAGCACTATTCCTGCAAGTCGCCAAGACGCTGAAGCCCCGCCGGACTTGCTGACGCCGTCCACATCGAGACCTGCTGCCTCCGCTTCAAGCGCAATGTCCGTCAGTTCGTCGGCCGTCAGTTCCTTGTCGTCCAACAACTCCAGTACCGGGAATTCCTTCACCAGCAGCTCCGGGTCCGCAAGTCCGGCAAAGGGGTCTTCCGGCGCGACCTTGGCCATCGAAACTGCGCGTTCGGCAAGACTGGCCGGATCGTCAAGACGGTTTGCTGAAACGGCTGCGGTACGTTTGCCGACAAAGACCCGCAATGTGACGTCGTCACCCTCGGCACGTTCGGTTTCTTCAACCTTGCCTTCGCGCACGTCAACCGAGAGCGATACTCCGGTGACTGCGACAGCGTCGCAGGCATCGGCTCCTGCTTGCCGCGCAGCTTCCACTAGCCGTGCTGCGCGAGACTGCAATTCACTTTGATCGATCAGTTCCGACATTTGATCCGCTCTTGTGCCATCAGGTCTGGCTGTTGTTTACGCTTCGCACCGTTCAGCTGCAACAGCCAGCTTGAGATGCCAACAATCTGTTTCATTCCGAACCAGAAACGCCGGGAGGCATTCACTCCGGCGCAACACTGCGATGCTGTAAAGGCGTGACAGGTTCGACACCTCCTATGTGTGCCGCTTCTGGGGCAGATCAATGGAAGTCCGCAGAAACACTAGGCGTTTTGAGCACCACTCGCACTCTCGCTAAAGTAGTATCAACACCTTCCCGACACAGGTCTGAATCAGGTCTTACCGTGCCACTTACAAACCAGTAACCCTCTTTAAAAACAGACTTTTTTAACTCTGTCTCTTAAGCGCTTTACGACCTTTCCCCCTTAGATTGAAAGACATCGAGAGACCAAAAGGTCCGGTGGAGAGTTACTTGAGACGTCAAACAGAAAAACAGGAAACGGCAGCAATCGGGACAGCGGCAGAAACAATGCCGCATCCCGATTGTCTTCCGGTACGCTTTCAGCAACGACTGGAATCGCGTCCGGGAACACCTTCTCTTCCCGCGGACATTGTTCTTGATCGCGAAAGAGCAATCATCAAGCGCCGTGTTGCAGGTGTTCCGGTCAACCTCGTCGTGCCGACGGAAGCATTCGATGGTGTGATGGTCCGGATAATTCCAGGCGACGTGCCAGGCGAAATCCAGGCTGCCCTGATCCTCAAACATCACGATAGCGCCCTATCCATCACGCTTGCGGAGACTGAAAACTCCGATGACCTCGCGATCCTCTGGAGCCGGTGGGCACAGGTTTTCAATCTGCCGATGCTTGTATGCGATCTGGGCGGCAAGGTGAAACCGATCGACGCATTTCGTGCCGTTCCCGCAGCGCAACCGGCCCCTCGCCGTCAATTGCGGATGCTGACCGGCCGAAGACCAAGGTTCTTGAACAAGAGAGTGGTTGGAAGACCGGCTGCAACCTCAGTCTGCCATGGCAGTGAACGCGAGATCATTGCCCGCACCTAGGCATGGGTTTCGAAAGATCGGGACAGGCACCAAATGGCTCCGCAAGGCGGAGCCTTTGTTCATTTATAGCCAGGTAACGAAGGCATCTATGACAAACCCCGTAAACAGGATCCAGCCATAGGTTCCATTGGAACGAAACAAGCGGAGACACTGATCACCATCGTCAATATCCAGCGCGACGATCTGCCAGCCGAGGTGAATGACGCCTGCGAGAATTCCGATAAAGGCGGCTGGCCCCGCATCGGCCAAGACAGCTGCGGTCGCAAAAAGCAGCGTGGCCAGAGCATACAGAACAATCAATGCAGGTTTGGTTCGCGTTCCGAACAGGCGTGCGGTGGATTTCACGCCGACCAGAGCATCGTCTTCCTTGTCCTGATGCGCATAGATCGTGTCATAGCCGATTGTCCAGCAAATGCCGCCCGCGTATAGGAACATCGGCGCCCATGAGAGCGAACCGAATTCAGCGGCCCACCCCATGAATGCGCCCCAGGAAAATGCGAGACCCAGAAAAAGCTGCGGCCAATTGGTAAACCGCTTCATGAAGGGATAAATCGCGACCGGCAGCAATGACACGATCCCGAGCAAAATCGAAAACGTGTTGAACTGAAGCAACACGATCAGGCCAACCATAGCCTGAAGGAAAAGGAACACCTTCGCTTGAAGTCTTGAGACCTGCCCGGCTGGAATTGGCCGTGAACGGGTCCGCTCCACCTGTGCATCGATATCAACATCAACCAGATCGTTGTAGGTGCAGCCCGCACCACGCATTGCCACCGCTCCGATGAAGAAGAGAGCAAGGTGCCACAGGTTCGGCCAGCCCTGACCGGCAGCAATTGCCGCAAGCGCGGCAGACCACCAACAGGGCCACAGCAGCAACCACCAACCGATCGGCCGTTCCCAACGTGCGAGCCGTGCGAATGGACGCAAGGACGACGGCAGGCTTGTGTCGACCCAGTGCTTTTTCACCGCATCCGCGACAGGCCCCGTATCCTTGGTGGAAAAAATCATGACACTTCACACTCGGTTTGCATTGACCGGTTGCCCAACGCGAATTTCGAACAAAGTTGGATCACCCCCGGCATTTCTACCGATTATTTGGATGAAATTCATCCTGCAAGGGGTCATAGTGACACTGTCTTGGTGTGGGTTTGTTGAAAAACGGCGAAATTGCTCGGTTCGTGAAAGATATTCGGTGGCCGATTCGCCGTAACCAAGGAGTGCAGTGTGTATTTTTCTCCAAAATTTGCAGTCAGTGTTTTCTTATCCTTAGCTATCGGCCTCAGCACCCTCCCGACCAGCTCTTTTGCTCAAAAGCCACCGCCCCCACCCAAGCACGAGGATGGCAAACCACCTCCACGTCCAGGTGACGACCGGCCACCAAAACGCGGAGGCAAGGAAGTCAACGAAAGCAAGATCGATTCCGGTGGTTCTCGACAAGTGCTCGGTGAAGTCTGGGTCGACAACTGGTTCAAGCTTTACATCAATGGCAAACCGCTTCTGGAAGACAGCGTCTCGATCAGAACCGAGCGTTCGTTCAATGCCGAGCGTTTTGAATTCGGCTCAGACTTCCCGATGACGATTGCCTTCGAGTTTCGCGATTTCATGGAGAACGAAACCGGACTTGAATATATCGGTTCCCGGCGCCAGCAATTGGGCGACGGAGGCGCTATCGCACAATTCAAGGACGTTGCCAGCGGAAAACTGATTGGCGCTACCGGAGGCGACTGGCGATGCCTGACGGTACAAGCCGCGCCTGCAGACGCGTCCTGTGCACGCGAACGCAATCCCGATGTGTCTCAGGCGGTCTGCGCGCAGACCCGCGTCGAGGTTCCAGGGAACTGGACAGACCCAGGGTTTGACGACAGCAACTGGCCGAAGGCGAGTGTCTATAGCGCCCGCGATGTTGGGCCCAAGGACGGCTACAACCAGATCCAGTGGGACAGTTCTGCGAAGCTTATCTGGGGCAAGGACCTGAAGAAGGACAATATTGTCTACTGCCGCGCATCATTTGGCGGCTGACGCTCATACGACTGGCCCAGGCGCGCACTGTGCCTGGGTTGTCTTCCAGCACTGAAAAACCGGCATCCGCCAGATCGGGGCAAAGCGGTCCGATTGCAGGCTTCAACCGTGCATGCTAGACCCCGCTCAATGATGGCGATCAGCCCTTCAGGCAAGTCGTCTTTCCAGCGTTACCTACTCTCAGAGACCTGCAATTCATGAAACTCCTTCTGATCGGATCCGGCGGCCGCGAACATGCACTTGCATGGGCACTGGCAAAGTCTCCCAGATTGACAAAACTCTACGCGGCTCCCGGCAATGCGGGTATCGCAGATGTTGCGGAGTTGACCGATCTGAATGTTTCCGACCACCAGGCGGTTGTCACGTTTTGCAAAACCCACGACATCGACCTGGTCGTTGTCGGGCCGGAGGCTCCTCTGGTCGCCGGACTTGTGGATGACCTCGACACTGCCGGCATAAAGGCGTTTGGGCCGAGAATGGCCGCAGCCCAACTTGAAGGCTCCAAAGCCTTTACAAAGGGCGTTTGCGACGAAGCCAATATTCCGACAGCAGGGTATGGCCGTTTCGAAGACGCAACGGGTGCACTGGCCTATGTCCGGCAGCAAGGCGCACCGATTGTCGTCAAGGCTGACGGGCTGGCGGCTGGCAAGGGCGTGGTTGTGGCCATGACGCTGGACGAAGCTGAGGACGCCGTGAAGGCCTGTTTTGACGGGTCATTCGGTGATGCGGGTGCGGAAGTCGTAATCGAAGAATTTCTGGACGGAGAAGAAGCCAGTTTCTTTGTTCTTTCCGATGGAACCGACGCCTTGCCTCTGGCGACGGCGCAAGATCACAAGCGTGCTTTTGATGGCGACGAAGGCCCAAACACTGGTGGCATGGGCGCTTACTCACCCGCACCAGTTCTGACCGACGAGATTGTTGCGGACGTGATGGAGCGGATCATCAAGCCGACAATCACGACGCTTGCCGGACGCGGCACACCGTTCAAGGGCGTTCTCTATGCGGGATTGATGATTACAAGCGACGGACCAAAGCTGATTGAATACAATACGCGCTTTGGCGATCCGGAGTGCCAGGTCCTGTTGATGCGTCTGAGAAGCGATCTTTTGGACCTATTGGAGGCGAGCGCTGACGGGACACTCGGCAAGACCAGTGCGGATTGGCACGACAGCGTTGCCCTGACCGTGGTGATGGCAGCAAAGGGTTATCCGGGGTCCTATGCAAAAGGCACCGAAATTCGTGGACTTGACCAACTCGGAAGTGAGAAGCTTCAGGTCTTTCATGCCGGAACGCAGTTGAAGAACGGAACGCTTTGCTCAAATGGTGGCCGGGTGCTGAATGTGACTGCACTTGGCGACGATGTCCGCGAAGCACAACAAAATGCCTATGAAGCCGTCAACCAGATCGATTGGCCGGACGGATTTTGCCGAACCGATATCGGCTGGCGAGCAATCGACCGCGAAACCAGTTCATGAGTTGCAGTGCCGTCAGTTTATTGGACTTGGCAGGCACTCCCCACCTCCGCTAGCTTAAACCGGCAGGCGGAGGACTCATTTTGGCTAACGAATTTCCTGACCTGTTTCCAGGTTTCAAGAGTGAAACTGTGGAAACGGAAGAAGCACAGTTGTTCTGCCGTGTTGGCGGATCCGGCCCTCCTTTGGTGCTTTTGCACGGTTATCCGCAATCACATACCTGTTGGCACAAGGTTGCACCTCTTCTTGCTGAGCGATTTACGCTCGTGCTTCCCGATTTGCCGGGGTATGGCAGTTCGTCCATTCCGGCCCTAAGCCAGGACCATCACGCTTATTCAAAACGGACTATGGCCAATAGCATCGTAGAATTGATGCGTCTGCTCGGTTTCGATAAATTCCATCTTGCAGGACACGACCGTGGTGGTCGCGTTGCCTACCGCCTGGCGCTGGACCATCCGCACGCTGTCAGCCGCGTGGCCGTGCTCGATATTTTGCCAACCTTCGACTACTGGGAAAAACTTGACCGGCAATTTGGGCTCAAGGTCTACCATTGGATGTTCCTGGCCCAACCAGCCCCTTTCCCCGAAAAGCTGATTGCTGCGTCTCCAGTCCGCTTTCTGGAACACACACTCGCCAGTTGGACTGGCAACAAGAGCCTTGATTGCTTTTCCGAAGAAGCATTAGACGACAATCGAGCCTGGTTCCGAGATCCGGATCGCATTTCGGCAACCTGCGAGGACTACCGGGCCGGTGCCACGATCGATTTCGAGCACGACAGTCTTGACCACCAGGCTGGCAACCAGATCCTGATCCCTTTGCTTGCGCTTTGGGGCGAAAAGGGCATTGCCACCAGTGTCGAGAGCCCGCTCGACGTCTGGAGATCCTGGTGCCCGCATGCAGAGGGCCAGCCAGTTCCCGGTGGTCACTTTCTCCCAGAAGAAGCCTGGCAAGAAACCGCAGACGCATTGCGGAAATTCTTTGCAGACTGAGCAAAAACCAGCCTGACCTTCATTACTACTTTAGATTGCCGCCTGATTTTTTCATTTCAAGATAGTTTTCGGGTAAATTTTTCCGATTGAGAACCATTTGCTCTTAACACTATTTAACAAATGCATTCAAAACAATTTAACCAATAGAGTTTATTGAAGAATTAGGCGGTGAGTGTTCACAAAAACAGACTGCGAATTTGCAGTTACTTCAAATACGAACATCACAGCCGGGGGATTGTGCGGTTTTAGAACCGGCGGTGCGGGTGGCTAGTGTGGGCGAGCAAGTAAACGAGGACAAGGAACAGCTGCGTGCGGGCAAACCCTGCCGACGTGGTCTGAGCGCTTGCCTGGATCAGCTCCTTGCGAAATGGAGCGTGGACGATTCCCAGTTTGAAAGACCGTTGCGCGGTGTTTTCCTTTCATTCCTCGTGTTGATCGTCGCCGTCCTTTGCATTCAAAACATCGCTTCAGGCTACCGCAACCTGCTTGAGCCTCAGGAAGCCGTCATCCGGACAACCGAGCGACTGCTGACGCAGCAACGCGCGTTTGGCACGCAGATGCTTGATCGCGCGGTCCGTGAAATCAGTTCCGATAAGAATCTTCAAAATGCCATCCAGCGGCATGACACCGGCACAATCCGTGCCATCGCCGACAAAATTATGCTGGCTGCTCCGGAAGGCAGCAGTGTTGCAGAATTCACAATCTATGGTGCGGACCAGAAACCGATTTACAGCTCGAGAAGCCCCGTTGTTGCAGAGCCGGCCCACTTGGCATTTCAAAATGACTTGAGTGCAAATCTGACACGCAACACGAGCAACATAGAATTGAGTATCGACGGAAAATTTGTGGTCAGTGTCTTCCAGGCCTGGACCGTCGATGGCAACCTTTTCGGATACTTGAAACTCGCCGTCGACATTGAGCGCTCGCTTGTCGTTGCCGGGGCCGCAGTCGACGCTGAACTCGTCAACTTAAGCAAGATGGACATTCCCCAAAGCCTGAATGGTCAGCAGATCAGTTCTCGCGTCCTGGGCGAACCGATGAAAACCGAATTCAATTTCAGTGCGCTGACCAATTCGGCGACCGGTCTGCTCAATCTGGACCGGTTCTACTTCCAGAATTCACAGGTTTTCATTGTCCACGAACTGCCTGTACGTCCAGCGATGCCCGGACATGACGCAAAACTGATCCTGGTGAAGAACATCACCGATCATTTCTGGGCATTTCTTCAAGGGGCCTTGCTCACGCTTTCAGCCGGTGGCGGCATTGCACTTCTTGCCTGGATCGTGATCCGCCGATTGCTCTCCAGACTTCAAAGATCCGTGCAAACCACCCATTCGCACCTGACGGGCATGGTCGCAGAAAATACACGGCAATTGGAAGAGAGCGCTTCGCAACTGCTCGAAGCCCAGCGCATCGCCGGAGTTGGCAGCTGGGAACGTGACCTGAAAACCGACCTTTTCATTGGGTCTGAAGAGTTCTTCCGGATCACCCGCATATCGCCCGACCAGCCGGGGGGTAAAATCCGCCAACAACTGCTCGATCTTGTGCCTGAAAAGGAACGATTGCGGAACCTCGAGGTGGTTCGAGAGGCGATTGAAAACCGAAGCGAGTTCGAGTTCGAACATTCCCTGATTTTTGCGCCGGACGACTGCCGCAGCATTTATGTTCGCGGCTATGTAATGGCCGGACCAGATGGCGACGCCACAAAGATCGTCGGGATTATCCATGACATCACCGACCGCCAGAAGGCGGAACGCCAGAGCCAGCTTTTGGCC belongs to Roseibium porphyridii and includes:
- the lpxK gene encoding tetraacyldisaccharide 4'-kinase; the protein is MSKAPDFWWQQGFSVAGALLAPFGWIYGLVAGRRMLAKPKAESRLPVICIGNFLVGGTGKTPFAIELAFRLREEGYMPGFLLRGYGGSTKGPVLVDPDLHDAAEVGDEALLLARHGPTVVSAIRPQGARLAEEQSIDVLLMDDGFQNPALKKDLSLILVDCTVGFGNGRCLPAGPLRAPADRQILKADCLVLVGDGNEAETAIHLAGRKGLPILHAHIRAQKDKALEGQKLFAFAGIGRPQKFFDALKGLGYQVKKARAFADHHLYSQADVRTLLTEAEEEGLQLVTTSKDMARLETTEGELFHWIASTAIVVDVRMDIDDEDRLMNLIREKLRQRSFKT
- a CDS encoding 3-deoxy-D-manno-octulosonic acid transferase yields the protein MADPRPVLVTAYRALAVALTPLFHFLFWLRSRSGKEIPERKSERFGKADVVRPEGKLVWIHAASVGETVSVLPLVDALISDGNKVLLTTVTVTAAELAQKRLPAGANHQFMPFDAPAPIASFLDKWRPDLAMVVESEIWPCLFDEMRRRPIPFLLVNGRLSDKSHRNWSILRGVARYLFQCLDFVLAQSEADAERFRHLGCRKVEMPGNLKFDAEEPALDESAFRTLKGQAGQRPIWLAALTHPGEDDYALDAFDELRRANSDLLLILVPRHPKRADQICEMLQVRGLTFSRRSSGEEILPETQVYLGDTLGEMGLFYRLAPVTFLGGSYTEAGGHNPVEAALCGSALVTGPRVSNARAVYKDFWKHEAALRVSSPDNLSASVEALFKDPEAAKRQATRARELVEAGRGALDKTLASLKPYLKSTDAAGGAA
- a CDS encoding lysophospholipid acyltransferase family protein — encoded protein: MIKRLGRQPWVLSAVGSVLAGYLKLVYHTNRFTIEPKGVHEETEADLPVIVAMWHGQHFMVPFAKPSSWPAKVMISRSADGEVNAIAARKLGLGLIRASGGRNARQIKKRGGMRGFIEALRALKDGFSIAMTADVPKGPARQSGVGIVQLAKHSGRPILPVAVATSRSIELNSWDKASVNLPFGRGAIATSELIWVPSEIEDDALEAYRQQVEDGLNKATTRAYEIVGRADG
- a CDS encoding DUF4170 domain-containing protein; amino-acid sequence: MSETDSPKQLLHLVFGGELESPEGLTFRDLDELDIVGIYPNYAEASKAWKAKAQATVDNAHMRYFVVHLHRLLDPDTTA
- a CDS encoding 3'(2'),5'-bisphosphate nucleotidase CysQ: MLEADTGNNHSWLDLDLRLLEDAAHKAGELALSYFGCDPETWFKGNNRSPVSEADLAVDRLLAEELRGARPDYGWLSEETADDKSRLGCERTFIVDPIDGTRAFLAGGDEWTVSLAVVEQGRPTAGVVFCPRRNELFAARAGGGTTLNGEKVYVSPKQSVEGATLSGPHSIVANKDVMAAGFSGTEILRSLAYRLAIVAAGRVDVGAARGGPSDWDLAAADLLVQEAGGRLTDLSGRNLVYNRTKTGHPGLIAAPEALIEPVRAVLGEMIRS
- a CDS encoding TldD/PmbA family protein, which gives rise to MSELIDQSELQSRAARLVEAARQAGADACDAVAVTGVSLSVDVREGKVEETERAEGDDVTLRVFVGKRTAAVSANRLDDPASLAERAVSMAKVAPEDPFAGLADPELLVKEFPVLELLDDKELTADELTDIALEAEAAGLDVDGVSKSGGASASWRLAGIVLATSHGFEGSYISSRYGMSMTAVAGEGTGMERDYDFDSRTFFADLDRPKEVGLRAGERAVRRLNPQKLSTRTANVIYESRAARSILGHLVGAINGAAIARKTSFLKDRMGEAVFAPGIRVVDDPFKRRGAATRPFDGEGTRADVLEMVSDGVLQHWFLDGASARELDLKPNGRAHRGGSGTSPGPTNITLMPGEKSLEELMTDAGEGLLVTDLIGHGVNGVTGDYSRGAAGFWFENGKIVEPVSEITIAGNLNDMFKRLVPGSDLDNRYSSAAPSVMIEGMALAGS
- a CDS encoding DUF6101 family protein, coding for MRRQTEKQETAAIGTAAETMPHPDCLPVRFQQRLESRPGTPSLPADIVLDRERAIIKRRVAGVPVNLVVPTEAFDGVMVRIIPGDVPGEIQAALILKHHDSALSITLAETENSDDLAILWSRWAQVFNLPMLVCDLGGKVKPIDAFRAVPAAQPAPRRQLRMLTGRRPRFLNKRVVGRPAATSVCHGSEREIIART
- the ubiA gene encoding 4-hydroxybenzoate octaprenyltransferase codes for the protein MIFSTKDTGPVADAVKKHWVDTSLPSSLRPFARLARWERPIGWWLLLWPCWWSAALAAIAAGQGWPNLWHLALFFIGAVAMRGAGCTYNDLVDVDIDAQVERTRSRPIPAGQVSRLQAKVFLFLQAMVGLIVLLQFNTFSILLGIVSLLPVAIYPFMKRFTNWPQLFLGLAFSWGAFMGWAAEFGSLSWAPMFLYAGGICWTIGYDTIYAHQDKEDDALVGVKSTARLFGTRTKPALIVLYALATLLFATAAVLADAGPAAFIGILAGVIHLGWQIVALDIDDGDQCLRLFRSNGTYGWILFTGFVIDAFVTWL
- a CDS encoding PEBP family protein translates to MYFSPKFAVSVFLSLAIGLSTLPTSSFAQKPPPPPKHEDGKPPPRPGDDRPPKRGGKEVNESKIDSGGSRQVLGEVWVDNWFKLYINGKPLLEDSVSIRTERSFNAERFEFGSDFPMTIAFEFRDFMENETGLEYIGSRRQQLGDGGAIAQFKDVASGKLIGATGGDWRCLTVQAAPADASCARERNPDVSQAVCAQTRVEVPGNWTDPGFDDSNWPKASVYSARDVGPKDGYNQIQWDSSAKLIWGKDLKKDNIVYCRASFGG